One window of Fundulus heteroclitus isolate FHET01 unplaced genomic scaffold, MU-UCD_Fhet_4.1 scaffold_715, whole genome shotgun sequence genomic DNA carries:
- the LOC110368459 gene encoding arrestin domain-containing protein 3, producing MTIKNFQIEYDAINSKNIFTNGDTINGRIILEASKETRIQSLAFIAKGKARVQFSEHYGLLGKVNPEISEDYSYKQKYYRMKQHILKETRQNEREIIGKGRHVFPFSFRIPERRLPSSFSSIFGQIIHTLKATLKQSMMPAKKAKTHFTFVSKAEMNLPGITVPQHKSKERNIALNSGIVLLDVYTRQMGYKAGDDLRVTTKITNLSNRSVNARFVLDKKKTYNGGDYLKVEKHNILQEKAGAVKSWGGTEVVTKVFTIPRELPPSILVCPIIKLEYRLKVYLDITFASKMVLKLPIVILPELSDENLLPPSSGFRYEEIGTSYDPAWITGPQSIDPPPPYDAAALYPLFPSSDYTTAF from the exons ATGACCATCAAAAACTTTCAAATCGAATATGACGCCATCAACAGCAagaacattttcacaaatgGAGACACTATCAATGGACGGATCATCCTGGAAGCCTCTAAAGAAACGAGAATCCAGTCACTTGCTTTTATTGCCAAAGGAAAAGCTCGGGTTCAATTTAGCGAACATTACGGGCTATTGGGAAAAGTCAACCCAGAAATTTCAGAGGACTACTCGTATAAACAGAAATATTACCGAATGAAGCAGCATATCTTGAaagaaacaagacaaaatg agaGAGAAATTATTGGGAAAGGACGACATGTATTTCCTTTCAGTTTTAGGATCCCGGAAAG aaGATTGCCTTCATCCTTCTCCTCAATATTTGGCCAAATTATTCACACCTTAAAAGCCACGCTTAAACAGTCAATGATGCCagcaaaaaaagctaaaacccACTTCACATTTGTCTCCAAAGCAGAGATGAATTTACCAGGGATCACG GTTCCtcaacataaaagcaaggaGAGAAATATTGCTTTAAACTCTGGAATAGTTTTATTGGATGTCTACACAAGGCAGATGGGATACAAAGCTG GTGATGACCTCCGTGTCACAACTAAAATCACCAATCTTTCAAATCGTTCAGTCAACGCCAGATTTGTACTGGACAAGAAAAAGACGTACAATGGAGGAGACTATCTAAAAGTTGAAAAGCACAACATCCTTCAGGAAAAAGCTGGTGCTGTTAAGTCATGGGGCGGCACAGAAGTCGTGACAAAGGTGTTTACCATCCCCAGAGAGCTACCTCCATCCATTTTGGTTTGTCCTATCATCAAGCTGGAGTATAGGCTGAAG gtATATCTTGACATCACATTTGCTTCAAAGATGGTGCTTAAACTCCCCATCGTCATCTTGCCTGAGCTGTCAGATGAAAATCTCTTACCTCCTTCCAGTGGCTTCAGATATGAAGAGATTGGAACCTCGTATGATCCAGCCTGGATCACTGGACCACAATCTATTGATCCTCCACCCCCATATGACGCAGCTGCATTGTACCCCTTGTTCCCTTCTTCAGATTATACAACTGCGTTTTAA